The following proteins come from a genomic window of Pseudomonas putida:
- a CDS encoding L,D-transpeptidase translates to MSDLDLLHISLADQRLYGFANGQLCLRLAVSTARNGAGERNGSGCTPRGLHQVRARIGAGLPLNAVLRGRRWTGEVWSPALHAQYPGRDWVLTRILWLSGCEAGVNRLGAVDTFRRYIYLHGTPDTEPLGIPLSHGCIRLRNTDLLGLFERVPAHCPVRIEEAACPQWASLSL, encoded by the coding sequence ATGTCCGACCTAGATCTTCTGCACATCTCCCTCGCTGACCAGCGCCTCTATGGCTTTGCCAATGGGCAGTTGTGCCTGCGCCTGGCGGTGTCGACCGCACGCAATGGGGCCGGTGAGCGCAATGGCTCCGGCTGCACGCCGCGCGGCCTGCACCAGGTGCGAGCGAGGATTGGGGCGGGCTTGCCGCTCAATGCCGTGCTGCGTGGGCGGCGCTGGACCGGTGAGGTCTGGTCGCCGGCGTTGCACGCACAGTACCCCGGGCGTGACTGGGTCCTTACCCGCATCCTCTGGCTCAGCGGTTGCGAGGCCGGAGTCAATCGTCTTGGCGCCGTGGATACGTTCCGCCGCTATATCTATCTGCATGGCACGCCCGACACGGAACCCTTGGGCATACCGCTGTCCCATGGCTGCATTCGCCTGCGCAACACCGATCTGCTTGGCCTGTTCGAGCGCGTACCGGCGCATTGCCCGGTGCGTATCGAGGAGGCCGCATGCCCCCAGTGGGCTTCTTTAAGTCTGTAA
- a CDS encoding DEAD/DEAH box helicase, with amino-acid sequence MTEGDARQLLRAHPDWVDFIDAGALARGRKYAAQERTRILSLQGHSIEAMCRGSAGQIYHQDIKLVLNYGDLRVFGSCSCPVGLNCKHCVAALLQLELEDRDLEAGATQGQAALSLPPDLNQWVQGLESPSPIAATKEPARKGPAIYYRIHRDSEHFHLEPIKGTLQPDGTLKVVRITSMPEMIYYTPRYVTEDDARLLRLIDARSKTLTPVAELEGKQGAELLSYALATGRLLYEDDPTPLHAGPQLHAEFRWVRLDNGSYRGAWHHDQHLPLQVLPIEPLHYIDRHSHQTGELQHDLDPFIASQLARAPTVPEHLVVPLSHRLNALNRQVPTPTAVITEQIDNIQPKGRLTLGSLEFSAYMPKTGRMQRQMQHRAALSFDYDGLRASGSDDKPLTRLVDTISQRIRRQPQVEQALRKALRELGFKPATRQSKALPDSAGEMLQLPDDEAWLRFARDGLPRLRKAGWEVDIHRDFAFNLHEVDDWYASIDEAPGHEWFDLELGIVVEGQRHSLLPIVLQLLRSNPELLRPSELARRSDDEHLLIDLNRGRLDAPALRVALPYGRIKSVMGTLGELYLHEDNVGPTLRMDRADAARLNDIEHLPLHWEGGAHVRDLGRRLRDARDLQVAPPAALNATLRPYQQQGLNWLQALREMGTGGILGDDMGLGKTLQALAHLLLEKQNGRLAHPALAVMPTSLVPNWLDEAQRFAPDLRVLALHGPGRSKHFAKLHEYDLVLTTYALVPRDLEHLRAQQWSVLVLDEAQNIKSSTSKAAQAVCELQANQRLCLTGTPMENNLGELWSIFHFLMPGWLGEVKRFNQDYRTPIERHGDAERLSHLVHRIRPFLLRRTKEQVATELPPKTEMVHWVELSDAQRDTYEAVRVAMDKKVREEIARNGAARSQIVILDALLKLRQVCCDLRLVKGVEIKGNQADKGKLGALLDMLEELLSEGRRVLLFSQFTSMLALIEQELEKRKIRYSLLTGDTRDRRTPVQQFQQGDSEVFLISLKAGGVGLNLTAADTVIHFDPWWNPASENQATDRAYRIGQDKPVFVFKLITRGTVEEKIQQLQQEKAALAASLLDGAEAGQWRLGDEEIEALFAPLPGKRGR; translated from the coding sequence AAGCCGCACTGTCGTTACCGCCCGACCTGAACCAGTGGGTGCAAGGGCTCGAATCGCCATCGCCGATCGCAGCCACAAAGGAACCGGCACGCAAAGGTCCCGCCATCTACTATCGCATTCACAGGGATAGCGAACATTTTCATCTCGAGCCGATCAAGGGCACGCTACAACCTGACGGTACGCTGAAAGTCGTTCGCATCACCTCAATGCCCGAGATGATCTACTACACCCCCCGTTACGTCACGGAGGACGACGCTCGGCTGTTGCGCCTGATCGACGCCCGCAGCAAAACGCTCACGCCCGTGGCTGAACTGGAAGGCAAGCAAGGTGCGGAGCTTTTGAGCTACGCCTTGGCAACCGGGCGCCTGCTGTATGAAGACGACCCCACGCCTTTGCATGCCGGGCCGCAACTGCATGCCGAGTTCCGCTGGGTCAGATTGGACAACGGCAGCTACAGGGGCGCCTGGCACCATGACCAGCACCTGCCGCTGCAGGTACTGCCCATCGAGCCGCTGCACTACATCGATCGGCATTCGCATCAGACCGGCGAGCTGCAGCATGATCTCGACCCCTTCATCGCCAGCCAGCTCGCACGCGCACCAACCGTACCTGAACACCTGGTAGTACCTTTGAGCCATCGACTGAACGCCTTGAACCGGCAAGTCCCTACCCCCACCGCCGTGATCACCGAGCAGATCGATAACATCCAGCCCAAGGGCCGGCTGACCCTTGGCAGCCTTGAATTCAGCGCCTATATGCCCAAGACCGGGCGCATGCAGCGCCAGATGCAACACCGCGCCGCCCTATCGTTCGACTACGATGGGCTACGCGCCAGTGGCAGCGACGACAAGCCATTGACCCGACTGGTGGATACCATCAGCCAACGCATCCGCCGCCAGCCCCAGGTCGAGCAGGCACTGCGCAAGGCACTGCGCGAACTGGGCTTCAAACCCGCCACCCGGCAGAGCAAGGCACTGCCAGACAGCGCGGGAGAAATGCTTCAGTTGCCCGACGACGAAGCCTGGCTGCGCTTCGCCCGCGACGGCCTGCCGCGCCTGCGCAAGGCAGGCTGGGAAGTCGACATCCACCGCGACTTCGCCTTCAACCTGCATGAGGTGGATGACTGGTACGCCAGCATCGACGAAGCGCCAGGACACGAATGGTTCGACCTGGAGCTGGGCATCGTCGTCGAAGGCCAGCGCCACAGCCTGCTGCCAATCGTGCTGCAGCTGCTGCGCAGCAACCCCGAGCTGCTGCGCCCCAGCGAGCTGGCCCGGCGTAGCGACGATGAACACCTGCTGATAGACCTCAACCGCGGCCGGCTGGACGCCCCTGCGCTGCGCGTCGCCCTGCCCTACGGGCGAATCAAGTCGGTCATGGGCACCCTCGGTGAACTGTACCTGCACGAGGACAACGTCGGCCCCACCCTGCGCATGGACCGCGCCGACGCGGCACGTCTTAACGACATCGAACATTTGCCCCTGCACTGGGAAGGTGGCGCCCATGTGCGCGACCTGGGCCGGCGACTGCGCGATGCACGCGACCTGCAGGTCGCGCCACCCGCAGCGCTCAACGCCACCCTGCGCCCCTATCAGCAGCAGGGCCTGAACTGGTTGCAGGCACTGCGCGAAATGGGCACCGGCGGCATCCTTGGCGACGACATGGGCCTGGGCAAGACCTTGCAGGCCCTGGCCCACCTGCTGCTGGAAAAGCAGAACGGGCGCCTCGCCCACCCCGCCCTGGCAGTGATGCCGACCAGCCTGGTGCCCAACTGGCTCGACGAAGCCCAACGCTTCGCCCCCGACCTGCGCGTCCTGGCCCTGCACGGCCCCGGCCGCAGCAAGCATTTCGCCAAGCTGCACGAATACGACCTGGTACTGACCACCTACGCCCTGGTGCCGCGCGACCTCGAGCACCTGCGCGCCCAGCAGTGGAGCGTGCTGGTGCTTGACGAGGCGCAGAACATCAAGAGCAGCACCAGCAAGGCCGCCCAGGCTGTCTGCGAGCTGCAGGCCAACCAGCGCCTATGCCTGACCGGCACACCAATGGAAAACAACCTGGGCGAGCTATGGTCGATCTTCCACTTCCTCATGCCAGGCTGGCTGGGCGAGGTGAAACGCTTCAACCAGGATTACCGTACGCCGATCGAGCGCCACGGCGACGCCGAACGCCTGTCGCACCTGGTCCACCGCATCCGCCCGTTCCTGCTGCGCCGGACCAAGGAGCAAGTGGCAACCGAACTGCCGCCCAAGACCGAAATGGTCCACTGGGTCGAGCTCAGCGACGCCCAGCGTGATACCTACGAGGCCGTGCGCGTGGCGATGGACAAGAAAGTGCGCGAGGAAATCGCCCGCAATGGCGCGGCACGCAGCCAGATCGTGATCCTCGATGCCCTGCTCAAGCTGCGCCAGGTATGTTGCGATTTACGCCTGGTCAAAGGGGTCGAGATCAAGGGCAATCAGGCTGACAAGGGCAAGCTCGGCGCGCTGCTGGACATGCTCGAAGAACTGCTGAGCGAAGGGCGCCGTGTGCTGCTGTTCTCGCAGTTCACCTCGATGCTGGCACTGATCGAACAAGAGCTGGAAAAGCGCAAGATCCGCTACAGCCTGCTCACTGGTGACACCCGTGACCGACGCACACCGGTGCAGCAGTTCCAGCAGGGCGACAGCGAAGTGTTCCTGATCAGCCTCAAGGCCGGCGGCGTGGGGCTGAACCTGACGGCTGCCGACACCGTGATTCACTTCGACCCATGGTGGAACCCGGCCAGCGAGAACCAGGCCACCGACCGCGCATACCGCATCGGCCAGGACAAGCCGGTATTCGTGTTCAAGCTGATCACGCGCGGCACAGTTGAAGAGAAGATACAGCAGCTGCAGCAGGAAAAAGCAGCGCTGGCAGCAAGCCTGCTCGATGGGGCAGAAGCTGGGCAGTGGCGACTGGGGGATGAGGAAATCGAGGCATTGTTTGCCCCGCTGCCTGGAAAGCGGGGGCGCTAG
- the nagZ gene encoding beta-N-acetylhexosaminidase, protein MQGSLMVDIAGKWLTAEDRQLLRQPEVAGLIIFARNIDSPRQVRELCASIRAIRPDLILAVDQEGGRVQRLRQGFVRLPAMRAIADNANAEYLAEQCGWLMATEVLAVGLDLSFAPVLDLDHQRSAVVGSRAFEGDPQRAAQLAGAFIRGMNAAGMAACGKHFPGHGWAEADSHVAIPTDERSLEQLRQADLVPFTRLSGQLAAVMPAHVIYPQVDNQPAGFSRRWLQDILRGELGFDGVIFSDDLSMAGAHVVGDAANRIEAALSAGCDMGLVCNDRAAAELALSAAQRLKVKPSPRIARMRGQGFARTDYRQQPRWLEALGALREAQLVD, encoded by the coding sequence CTGCAAGGCTCCCTGATGGTGGATATCGCCGGTAAATGGCTGACCGCCGAAGACCGCCAACTCCTGCGCCAGCCGGAAGTGGCTGGCCTGATCATCTTTGCCCGCAACATCGACAGCCCGCGCCAGGTGCGTGAACTGTGCGCGTCCATCCGCGCCATTCGTCCCGATCTGATTCTGGCCGTCGACCAGGAAGGTGGGCGTGTGCAGCGTTTGCGTCAAGGCTTCGTGCGCCTGCCAGCCATGCGCGCGATCGCCGATAACGCCAATGCCGAGTACCTCGCCGAGCAGTGCGGTTGGTTGATGGCCACTGAAGTGCTGGCGGTTGGCCTGGACCTCAGCTTCGCCCCTGTGCTCGACCTGGATCACCAGCGTAGCGCTGTGGTCGGCAGCCGCGCGTTTGAAGGCGACCCGCAACGTGCCGCGCAGCTTGCTGGCGCCTTCATCCGCGGGATGAACGCAGCGGGTATGGCTGCCTGTGGCAAGCATTTCCCCGGGCATGGTTGGGCGGAGGCGGACTCCCACGTGGCCATTCCGACGGACGAGCGCAGCCTTGAGCAACTGCGCCAGGCAGATCTGGTACCGTTCACCCGTCTCAGCGGGCAGCTGGCGGCAGTCATGCCGGCGCATGTCATCTATCCGCAGGTAGACAATCAGCCGGCCGGGTTCTCGCGTCGTTGGTTGCAGGACATTCTGCGTGGCGAACTGGGCTTTGACGGGGTGATCTTCAGTGACGACCTGTCGATGGCTGGTGCGCATGTGGTTGGCGATGCGGCCAATCGGATCGAGGCAGCGCTGAGTGCGGGTTGTGACATGGGCCTGGTGTGCAATGACCGGGCGGCCGCAGAGCTGGCTTTGAGCGCGGCGCAGCGGCTGAAGGTCAAGCCATCGCCGCGGATTGCACGCATGCGCGGGCAGGGGTTTGCGCGGACCGATTATCGCCAGCAGCCGCGTTGGCTGGAGGCGCTGGGGGCGTTGCGCGAGGCGCAGTTGGTCGATTGA